One Comamonas endophytica genomic region harbors:
- a CDS encoding tyrosine-type recombinase/integrase has product MSTEPWRALANLCSDALAYAWVSLQVDLLRAPNTVAAYARGLDHYLGFCRRMELNVTSVGSAQIAAYVRELAGRSCGVEVPSSTVSALSNASIRHRLTVVRLFYDYLVEEGVRTTNPVARGRRGAASGGFGVGQRGLIPIQRRLPWIPDDSDWQALLCTARSEPVRNRLMLALAYDCALRREELCSLATGDIDPARRLLRIRAETTKTRQERIVPYSVVSAELYVAYLTERRRLGSPRGPLFLSESSRNRATPLTKWTWSKVVHRLALHAGVPALTTHSFRHLCLTDLARAGWDIQEIARFAGHRCIQSTLLYIHLSARDLSDRFTRSMAAVHEARLDQLRGGSA; this is encoded by the coding sequence ATGTCTACAGAACCTTGGCGTGCGTTGGCGAACCTCTGCAGCGATGCCCTTGCGTACGCGTGGGTGTCCTTGCAGGTTGATCTGCTAAGAGCTCCCAATACCGTCGCCGCCTACGCGCGTGGGCTGGATCACTACCTCGGTTTCTGTCGACGGATGGAGTTGAATGTCACAAGTGTTGGGAGCGCTCAGATCGCTGCTTACGTGCGCGAACTGGCTGGGCGCTCCTGTGGCGTGGAGGTCCCTTCCAGCACCGTCTCCGCTCTTTCCAACGCTTCCATCCGCCATCGGCTCACCGTTGTCCGGTTGTTCTATGACTACTTGGTCGAAGAGGGTGTGCGCACAACGAATCCTGTCGCGCGCGGGCGACGCGGAGCCGCTTCCGGTGGGTTCGGTGTCGGACAACGCGGCCTCATCCCCATTCAGCGGCGGCTTCCCTGGATTCCCGACGATTCGGATTGGCAGGCTTTACTGTGCACGGCGCGCAGCGAGCCAGTCCGCAACCGCTTGATGCTCGCCCTTGCGTATGACTGTGCGCTGCGTCGGGAGGAACTGTGTTCGCTTGCCACGGGAGACATCGATCCGGCAAGACGCCTGCTTCGCATTCGGGCCGAGACGACCAAGACCCGGCAGGAGCGAATTGTCCCCTACTCGGTGGTGAGCGCAGAGCTCTACGTGGCCTACCTTACCGAACGTCGTCGCTTGGGCAGCCCGCGAGGTCCATTGTTCCTATCGGAGTCCTCACGCAATCGAGCGACGCCCCTGACCAAGTGGACTTGGTCGAAAGTAGTACACAGGCTCGCGTTGCACGCCGGGGTGCCCGCACTGACGACCCACAGCTTCCGTCACCTCTGCCTGACGGACCTGGCACGTGCTGGCTGGGACATCCAGGAGATCGCCCGTTTTGCCGGCCATCGCTGCATTCAATCGACCTTGCTCTACATTCATCTGAGCGCGCGTGATCTCTCAGACCGGTTTACCCGCAGCATGGCTGCGGTCCATGAGGCACGACTGGACCAACTCCGGGGAGGCTCAGCATGA